Genomic segment of Chloroflexota bacterium:
GCGTCGCGATGAACGTGAACGACCTGATCTGCGTGGGGGCCGAGCCCATATCGATGGTCGACTACATCGCCATCCAGCGCATGGACCCCGCCCTCCTCGACGAGATCGCCGTCGGCCTCGAGGAGGGCGCCCGCCGCGCGAAGATCTCGATCTCCGGCGGAGAGATCGCTCAGCTCCCGGAGATCATCGCCGGCGAGGCCGGCCACAACGCCTTCGACCTCGCCGGTACGGCCATCGGCACCGTCGCCCTCGATCGCATTATCACCGGCCGCCAGGTCGAGCCCGGGGACGTCGTCGTCGGCATCGAGAGCAACGGGGTCCACAGCAACGGGCTCACCCTCGCCCGGCGCGTCCTCCTCTCGGGCAACGACCGTCTCGACGTTCGCGCTTCAGCGCCCGGACTCGAGGGCTGCGTCGGGGACGAGCTGCTCCGCCCCACCCACATCTACGTCCAGGAGGTCGTCGAGATGCTGGCGGCCGGCCTCCAGGTGCGCGGGCTGGCCCACATCACCAGCGACGGGTTCCTGAACCTCCGTCGCCTGACGTGCGATTGCGGCTACGTGATCGACGATCTTCCTGAGGTGCCTCCCATCTTTCGGCTCATCAGGGAGCGCGGCCGGGTCGACTGGGCGGAGATGTTCAGCGTTTTCAACATGGGGATCGGCTTCTGCCTCATCGTCCCCCCGAGCGACGCGGGGGCAGTGATCCGCGTCGCGGCCGAGCATGGGAAGCGCGCGACGGCTATCGGGCGCACGACCCATGATCCCTCACGGACCGTCAGCGTGCCCGCGTTCGGGCTCGTGGGCATCGACAATCACCGCTTCGTGGCCACCGGGAGCAGCGCCGGGGCCTGAGGCGACAGTGACGAATCCTCGACAACACCTCGCGACGAGCGCTTCGGCCGGGGGACCGGACGGATCAAATCGTTCCGAGGCCGACGAGGGGTTGAGCGACTGACCGCTCGCGACGAGATCCCTCGCGTCGCTCGACTTGACAGACGCATGTCCGAGCGCTCAGGCGAACGGTTCGATCGCACTTGTGAACGTTTTCGGCGCAAACAGCGCGGGGCCCGGAGGGTTCCGCTCCGGGCCCCGTTTCGCCGAATCGATCCGGCAGAGGTTACGGCTGTTGCTGCGGTGGCGGCGGCGGTCCGGCGCAGAGGCCCGCGTCGCCAGACTCGATGTGCACGCGAACGTCGCTGGACGAGTCGCTCACGGGCACCGCGAGCACGCCCACCCACGGCCCCTGATCGCTCTGGCAGAAGAGCCCCTGGGGCGGCCCCTGGTCACCAAAATTCGACGGCGGCCGCCATCCCCGCGACGGGAGGTTTTGGTCGAAGAATCCGCCGGCGTCGGCTGGCGCCGACGACACGTCCATGATCACGTCCCAGGTCATGATCCCATTCCCCAGGTCTCGGACGATGGTGCCGACGACGTTCGCACCGGGCGGGAGGGGAAGGTCGAGCGGAGCGTTTGACGCAAGCTGGCCGGGGAGCAATGTGACGCTTTGGGCGCCGCCCGGTCCGCCGATCGCGCGTCGCGCCAGCTCGGACACGTCGCCTTGCTGGGCCATCGCCGAGCGCTCTCCGGCGTTCGTCAGAATTCCCACCGCCCCGATCACCAGCACGCCGGCGATCAGGGAGGCGCCTACGGGCCACCAACGCTTCATCGGGTTCGACTCCAGTGAGGTGATTTACATGGGCCAGTCGAGGGGGAACTCCTTGCGGAGCTCCTGGTACTCGGGATCGTCGGCGTACTCGCGGGCGAACACGGCGAGCTTCGCCGCCAGATCCGAAGCGGTCGTATGCAAAACGCTCGAGACCATTCCCGTGGTCTCCTCGAAGTCACCGCTTCAGTTTCGGTATCAGCCGCGCATGCGCGACATGACGTACCGATCTTCTTCGTTCATGTCGTTCCCCCTGGGTCCATAGTCATATTGTACTCGTCGCCATCCTGCCGGTTCCCTCACTCGCGGGTCACGACTGGGAGAATCCGACCGGTTGCGTCGTAACGAGCACCGTCTCAGCGTCCGGCGCGCCATCCTCCCGGAAACTCACGCGAAGGCGCGCGAAGACACGCCAGTCTGCGCTG
This window contains:
- the purM gene encoding phosphoribosylformylglycinamidine cyclo-ligase, with protein sequence MTGGPHPTYSAAGVDTEGEEAGLQRLTARLRRTWTRRGAGQVELDFGQYANVVRIDDRLGMAISTDGVGTKVLVAQMMDRYDTVGIDCVAMNVNDLICVGAEPISMVDYIAIQRMDPALLDEIAVGLEEGARRAKISISGGEIAQLPEIIAGEAGHNAFDLAGTAIGTVALDRIITGRQVEPGDVVVGIESNGVHSNGLTLARRVLLSGNDRLDVRASAPGLEGCVGDELLRPTHIYVQEVVEMLAAGLQVRGLAHITSDGFLNLRRLTCDCGYVIDDLPEVPPIFRLIRERGRVDWAEMFSVFNMGIGFCLIVPPSDAGAVIRVAAEHGKRATAIGRTTHDPSRTVSVPAFGLVGIDNHRFVATGSSAGA